In Bythopirellula goksoeyrii, a single window of DNA contains:
- the ahr gene encoding NADPH-dependent aldehyde reductase Ahr: MTSRGMNVAIFLVIAELVKYTPSGGVKTQFDRRLAMFHAYAASSPDADFVTFEFDPGPLGHDEVEVAVEYCGICHSDLSMKKNDWGMTAYPFVGGHEVAGRIVALGEGVAGLGVGQRVGIGWTAFSCLRCDQCQSGHQNRCLQAQGTIVGRHGGFADRVRAQAAWTIPIPDGLESVDCGPLFCGGLTVFEPFVANNILPTARVAVVGIGGLGHMALQFARAWGCEVTAFSTSPDKEEEAHQMGAHHFLNSRDTEALAGVAGSFDMVLVTVNAPLDWDAYINTLRPGGKLHLVGAAEKITATVFPLILAQRSIGGSPTGSIVRAKEMLDFSARHGIKPMIETYPMSDLNTAMDHLEAGNARYRIVLTAG; encoded by the coding sequence ATGACTAGCCGTGGAATGAACGTAGCGATATTCTTGGTGATTGCCGAGCTAGTTAAATACACCCCCAGCGGGGGCGTCAAAACACAATTTGACAGGAGACTTGCCATGTTTCATGCATACGCTGCTTCTTCTCCCGATGCTGATTTTGTGACCTTTGAATTTGATCCTGGTCCACTCGGGCACGACGAGGTCGAGGTGGCTGTCGAGTACTGTGGCATCTGTCATAGCGACCTCAGTATGAAAAAGAACGATTGGGGAATGACCGCGTATCCTTTTGTCGGTGGCCACGAGGTTGCCGGTCGCATCGTGGCACTGGGCGAAGGAGTCGCTGGGCTTGGAGTAGGACAGCGAGTCGGCATCGGCTGGACCGCTTTCTCTTGCCTACGGTGTGATCAATGCCAGTCCGGTCATCAGAACCGGTGCCTTCAGGCCCAAGGCACCATCGTCGGGCGTCATGGCGGGTTCGCCGATCGAGTCCGCGCTCAAGCCGCCTGGACGATCCCTATACCGGATGGGCTTGAATCCGTCGACTGTGGCCCGCTCTTTTGCGGGGGCCTTACTGTCTTCGAACCGTTCGTGGCGAACAATATCCTTCCCACGGCACGGGTCGCCGTGGTCGGCATAGGCGGACTAGGCCACATGGCACTCCAATTTGCTCGGGCGTGGGGTTGCGAAGTAACAGCTTTCTCGACCTCACCGGACAAAGAAGAAGAGGCCCACCAGATGGGTGCCCACCACTTTCTCAATTCGCGCGATACAGAAGCCCTCGCAGGAGTCGCTGGTAGTTTTGACATGGTGCTAGTAACAGTGAACGCCCCGCTCGATTGGGACGCCTACATCAACACACTTCGGCCGGGAGGCAAGCTGCATCTGGTCGGGGCAGCAGAAAAAATCACCGCGACGGTTTTCCCACTGATATTGGCCCAGAGATCGATCGGCGGCTCCCCCACCGGCAGCATTGTGCGCGCCAAGGAAATGCTCGACTTCTCAGCCCGCCATGGCATCAAACCGATGATTGAAACCTATCCAATGAGCGATCTCAACACAGCGATGGATCACTTGGAAGCAGGTAATGCGCGGTATCGGATTGTGCTCACTGCGGGTTAA
- a CDS encoding DUF5692 family protein, with protein sequence MWQLLVVVVMTLAYFGAQEVVSRSRLPVLWTLFLLVPFALTPYWLNTNSFDLFVWIKIYSVMFCVSWAGWLRFTTMGDRPWLRRTIAWLLVANIVEALVLDIQATGTAHHFNALAGILLIVTLPLSVRHTRIDRVSRHRTLRYDVPLAWICGYTFWNWTFVYLNYPAYMGHHTAILSAALVVALFDPQCWLQARAATLGLNLLWMATSNTGLLAVSNTTVWFNESIATVTASFSLAWMAVHAASSLKTRLASERTLEISQIVREHIALAKSEWQDTDSAVVSWCVR encoded by the coding sequence ATGTGGCAGCTATTAGTTGTAGTCGTGATGACGCTAGCGTACTTCGGGGCTCAAGAAGTGGTCTCCCGCAGCAGGCTGCCAGTCTTGTGGACGCTGTTTCTCTTAGTGCCGTTTGCACTTACCCCTTACTGGCTCAACACCAACAGCTTTGATCTGTTCGTGTGGATCAAGATATACAGCGTGATGTTTTGTGTAAGTTGGGCCGGTTGGCTGAGATTTACCACGATGGGCGACAGGCCCTGGCTGCGCCGCACAATCGCCTGGCTCTTGGTGGCCAACATCGTCGAGGCATTGGTGCTAGACATTCAGGCCACTGGAACCGCTCACCATTTCAACGCTTTGGCAGGAATCCTCTTGATCGTCACATTGCCTCTGTCCGTTCGACACACCCGAATTGATCGCGTCAGTCGCCATCGAACTCTGCGGTACGACGTCCCGTTGGCATGGATCTGCGGCTACACGTTTTGGAATTGGACCTTTGTCTATCTCAACTACCCCGCCTACATGGGGCATCACACTGCGATTCTCTCAGCCGCGTTAGTTGTCGCCTTGTTTGACCCCCAGTGTTGGTTGCAAGCGCGGGCGGCAACGCTGGGTCTGAACCTTCTCTGGATGGCCACCAGTAACACGGGACTTCTCGCCGTGAGCAACACGACCGTTTGGTTCAACGAATCCATAGCCACCGTCACCGCATCGTTTTCGCTCGCCTGGATGGCGGTTCACGCCGCGAGTTCGCTCAAGACACGTCTTGCTAGCGAACGAACTCTGGAGATCTCGCAAATCGTGCGTGAGCACATAGCGCTTGCCAAGTCCGAGTGGCAGGACACCGATTCGGCGGTCGTTTCTTGGTGTGTTCGGTGA
- a CDS encoding uracil-xanthine permease family protein — translation MSQPNRLPKDATGLVYGLEDRPDFAASLVGAIQHVLASVVAIVMPTLVIGQALELGDQIPHLISMSLIVSGIGTFIQSHRFGPVGSGLLSLQGTSFSFVGPIIAAGTASKASGHTSEQILALIFGLCLAGCLVEICISQFITSLKRIITPAVTGSVITVIGLSLIKISFTDLIGGEQSSSASGLTNMMVGLLVVAVIVWLSVLENFWLRIMGVMAGVIVGFAVSWFVGMVDFTQLDGNAWLAVPQPLKYGLDFDWVYFVPIILVYLITTIETTGDLTANSVISGEPVVGDLYLSRIKGGVLGDGINSGLAALLNTFPNTTFSQNNGVIQVTGIASRHLAGYIAVILITLGLFPVLGSALRLIPRPVLGGATLVLFGSIAVAGIRILASQPFTRKQIFVVALSIGCGLGVAMVPEVLQPLPSSLANVFESPITTSGVIAILATLLLPDDCQADS, via the coding sequence ATGTCGCAACCGAATCGATTGCCTAAAGACGCCACGGGTCTTGTGTATGGGTTGGAAGACCGGCCAGACTTCGCTGCGAGTCTCGTGGGCGCGATTCAGCACGTGCTGGCGAGCGTTGTGGCGATCGTCATGCCAACCTTGGTCATTGGCCAGGCGCTAGAACTGGGGGATCAAATTCCGCATTTGATCAGCATGTCGCTGATCGTTTCTGGCATTGGGACCTTTATTCAGTCTCACCGATTTGGCCCCGTGGGGTCGGGACTGCTCAGCCTGCAGGGAACCAGCTTTTCATTTGTTGGACCAATTATTGCTGCGGGTACGGCCTCCAAGGCATCGGGGCACACTTCGGAACAGATTCTCGCCCTCATCTTTGGACTCTGTCTTGCCGGTTGCCTGGTGGAAATCTGTATCAGCCAGTTCATCACGTCCCTCAAGCGTATCATTACTCCGGCGGTTACCGGCAGCGTGATTACGGTGATCGGCTTGTCACTGATCAAGATTTCGTTCACCGACCTGATCGGCGGAGAACAGTCATCCTCAGCGAGTGGCCTGACGAACATGATGGTTGGCCTGCTGGTCGTGGCCGTGATCGTTTGGTTGAGTGTCTTGGAAAATTTTTGGCTCCGGATAATGGGAGTCATGGCGGGAGTGATCGTTGGCTTCGCGGTGAGCTGGTTCGTGGGGATGGTCGACTTCACACAACTCGATGGCAATGCGTGGCTGGCCGTGCCGCAACCGCTGAAATATGGACTCGATTTCGATTGGGTCTACTTTGTCCCGATCATACTCGTCTACCTCATTACTACGATCGAAACAACAGGCGACCTGACGGCAAACTCAGTGATTTCCGGCGAGCCGGTCGTGGGGGATCTGTACCTGTCGCGGATCAAAGGGGGCGTCTTGGGCGACGGAATCAACTCCGGCCTGGCTGCACTTCTCAACACATTTCCCAACACTACCTTTTCCCAAAACAATGGCGTGATCCAAGTGACCGGCATCGCCAGCCGCCATCTGGCGGGCTACATCGCCGTCATCCTGATCACGCTGGGATTGTTTCCTGTCCTGGGCAGCGCACTTCGCTTGATACCCAGGCCGGTGCTAGGCGGTGCAACGCTCGTCCTCTTCGGCTCGATCGCCGTGGCAGGAATTCGCATCCTGGCATCGCAGCCCTTCACCCGCAAACAAATTTTCGTCGTCGCGCTCTCGATAGGCTGTGGCCTGGGCGTAGCAATGGTCCCCGAAGTACTCCAGCCACTTCCCTCCTCATTGGCCAACGTTTTTGAATCGCCAATCACCACCAGCGGCGTCATCGCCATTCTTGCGACCCTGCTTCTGCCAGACGACTGCCAGGCAGATTCATAG
- a CDS encoding phytoene desaturase family protein, whose product MADESNINRRELLGAAAVAAAGVSMLSADQAEEKPMPLPDAIFIGAGINSLGAAYLLGKAGWRVLVLDRNEQPGGAVRTLELTLPGYKHDIGAMNLTVLANSPFFAEHKTQFAKHGVEFIKADHCFGSIASDGRFLGITTDRDVNVRAIADFSQADADAWKTWSADFDSCAPTLFRILSSPAAAGGPLEYLFGKGEVPEASRQALRGILLDSLRHNLTTRFKSDVVQAMIAAWGLHLDYAPDITGGCWMPFLETNVDERQGISLVKGGSGNVIHALCEMVRETGGEVRTSQTVEKIFFDKDRAEGVQLASGESIRCNKAVVASVTPTALLKLADGHLPTETTRQAQKWSYGPGTMVIHLALEDLPNWKACESARKSFYVHLAPSLDYLAAAYQEGMAGILTTKPFCVVGQPTAYDFSRAPAGKHVLWVMVRAVPSIIRGDAAGEIQGPDWTDEVKSAFADRVLDVIEDHAPGFRKLILGKKIISPSDLEQLNPNLVGGDLNAGSMQLAQFYGQRPFQGASRSPLPGLHLCGASTWPGGGAYPASGIMLAEDMLGAS is encoded by the coding sequence ATGGCCGACGAGTCCAATATCAATCGACGGGAACTACTCGGAGCTGCCGCTGTTGCTGCGGCCGGTGTGAGTATGTTGTCGGCCGACCAAGCGGAGGAGAAACCGATGCCACTGCCAGATGCAATCTTCATTGGGGCCGGAATCAATTCCCTCGGTGCCGCCTATCTGCTAGGCAAGGCGGGTTGGCGGGTGCTGGTTCTGGATCGGAATGAACAACCTGGCGGAGCGGTTCGCACGCTAGAACTCACTTTGCCCGGCTACAAACACGACATTGGGGCGATGAACCTGACTGTACTGGCCAACTCACCCTTCTTTGCCGAGCATAAGACACAGTTCGCCAAGCATGGTGTCGAATTCATCAAGGCGGATCACTGTTTTGGGTCGATTGCTAGTGATGGCCGGTTCCTGGGAATCACAACCGATCGTGACGTCAATGTTCGTGCTATCGCCGATTTCTCGCAGGCTGATGCCGATGCTTGGAAGACTTGGTCTGCTGATTTTGATTCCTGCGCTCCGACTCTGTTTCGCATCCTCAGCTCGCCCGCCGCGGCGGGAGGTCCGTTAGAGTACTTATTTGGCAAGGGCGAGGTTCCGGAAGCGTCGCGACAAGCGCTGCGGGGAATCTTGCTCGATTCGCTCCGGCACAACCTGACGACCCGATTCAAAAGCGACGTGGTGCAAGCGATGATCGCTGCCTGGGGATTGCATCTGGATTATGCGCCCGACATCACAGGCGGCTGTTGGATGCCATTTCTGGAAACGAACGTCGATGAGCGGCAGGGAATCTCGCTGGTCAAGGGTGGCTCAGGCAACGTGATTCATGCCCTCTGCGAAATGGTACGTGAGACGGGCGGCGAAGTACGTACCAGTCAGACGGTTGAAAAAATCTTCTTCGACAAGGATCGAGCAGAGGGTGTCCAATTGGCCAGCGGAGAGTCGATCCGCTGCAACAAAGCGGTGGTCGCGAGTGTCACGCCTACGGCACTGTTGAAACTAGCCGACGGTCATCTGCCCACTGAAACCACCCGTCAGGCGCAGAAGTGGTCCTACGGGCCGGGGACGATGGTAATCCATCTTGCACTTGAGGATCTGCCAAACTGGAAGGCATGTGAATCAGCACGCAAGAGTTTTTATGTGCATCTGGCCCCTTCGCTCGACTATCTGGCGGCGGCCTATCAGGAAGGGATGGCGGGTATACTCACGACCAAGCCGTTTTGTGTCGTAGGACAACCAACTGCTTACGATTTCTCGCGGGCACCCGCCGGAAAACACGTGCTGTGGGTAATGGTCCGCGCAGTGCCATCAATCATCCGCGGTGATGCCGCCGGGGAGATTCAAGGCCCCGATTGGACCGACGAAGTGAAATCGGCCTTTGCGGATCGTGTGCTCGATGTCATCGAAGACCATGCCCCCGGATTTCGGAAATTGATTCTCGGCAAGAAGATCATTTCACCCTCGGACCTGGAGCAACTGAATCCCAATCTCGTTGGCGGCGATCTTAATGCGGGAAGCATGCAACTCGCACAGTTCTACGGCCAGCGGCCATTCCAGGGAGCATCGCGATCTCCATTGCCAGGCTTGCACCTCTGTGGTGCCTCGACCTGGCCAGGTGGGGGAGCGTATCCGGCTTCAGGAATTATGTTGGCAGAAGATATGTTGGGTGCTAGTTAG
- the flgG gene encoding flagellar basal-body rod protein FlgG has protein sequence MSVQTLYTAATGMEALETKLDVIANNMANINTTAFKKDRANFEDLFYRQYRLPGAEDADGGITSTGIEVGLGSRVSSTQTNYVQGAMQVTNNPLDWAIEGRGFFKVNSINGPLYTRSGNFGVDANGQIVMGSATQGWILDPPINIPDNATGVVVATDGQVSYSTSDSTSLIPAGQLFLTTFINPDGLLKMGDGLYQATDSSGIATEANPGQPGMGNIRQGALEASNVEPVQELIDLITTQRAFELNSQVVQAGDQIMQVAANLRRF, from the coding sequence ATGAGTGTGCAAACTCTCTACACGGCGGCGACGGGCATGGAAGCCCTGGAAACCAAGTTGGATGTGATTGCCAATAATATGGCGAATATCAATACCACGGCCTTCAAGAAGGACCGTGCCAACTTTGAGGATCTGTTTTATCGCCAGTACCGCTTGCCGGGTGCCGAAGACGCCGACGGTGGCATCACCTCGACGGGTATTGAAGTGGGTCTCGGTTCACGAGTCTCTAGTACACAAACGAATTATGTCCAAGGTGCGATGCAGGTGACCAACAATCCGCTGGATTGGGCGATCGAAGGACGTGGATTCTTTAAGGTCAATTCCATCAACGGGCCGCTCTACACTCGCTCAGGCAATTTCGGCGTGGATGCCAACGGACAGATTGTGATGGGTTCGGCAACCCAAGGTTGGATTCTCGATCCGCCGATCAATATCCCCGACAACGCGACAGGAGTGGTGGTTGCTACCGACGGGCAGGTCAGCTACTCGACATCGGATTCCACATCTCTTATTCCTGCTGGTCAATTGTTCCTGACGACCTTCATCAATCCGGATGGACTCTTGAAGATGGGCGACGGTTTGTACCAAGCAACCGATTCGTCGGGAATCGCTACCGAGGCCAATCCCGGCCAGCCTGGCATGGGAAACATTCGCCAGGGAGCGCTTGAGGCAAGCAATGTCGAGCCCGTCCAAGAACTAATTGACTTGATCACTACTCAACGAGCATTTGAGTTGAATTCGCAAGTGGTGCAGGCGGGTGATCAGATCATGCAAGTCGCGGCTAACTTGAGACGGTTCTAA
- the hemC gene encoding hydroxymethylbilane synthase, with protein sequence MSTSPIRIGTRASKLALWQAHWVADELRQLGATVEIVEIATQGDVQQSGPIAQLGLQGVFTKEIQAAVLRGEVDLAVHSLKDLPTETVAGLTLAAVPERASCADALVSTTGRKLKDLPPGAKIGTGSLRRQAQLRAMRPDLVIEGIRGNVGTRLSKLDSGEYDAIVLAVAGLNRLELSVRICEKLGPPQMLPAPGQGALGIECRAGDEPLLTFVGQLEHLDTRAATDAERAMLALLHAGCSAPVGAWGRIDDGKLSLDGLVASLDGSRILRASASGAAANAQQLGKQVAEELLAQGAEQLIHATREA encoded by the coding sequence GTGTCCACTTCCCCTATCCGCATAGGCACCCGCGCTAGCAAGCTGGCTCTGTGGCAAGCCCATTGGGTCGCTGACGAGTTACGGCAACTTGGCGCGACCGTCGAAATTGTCGAAATTGCTACCCAAGGTGATGTTCAGCAAAGTGGTCCAATCGCTCAGTTGGGTTTGCAAGGAGTCTTCACCAAGGAGATCCAGGCGGCAGTGCTTCGCGGCGAAGTCGATCTTGCAGTACATAGCTTGAAGGATCTTCCCACAGAGACGGTCGCCGGACTCACACTGGCCGCCGTACCTGAGCGGGCAAGCTGTGCGGACGCATTGGTCTCTACGACGGGCAGAAAGTTGAAGGACCTTCCGCCGGGTGCCAAAATCGGCACGGGCAGTTTGCGGCGTCAGGCGCAACTACGAGCAATGCGCCCCGATTTGGTCATCGAAGGAATCCGCGGCAATGTCGGCACTCGTCTTAGCAAACTCGATTCGGGCGAGTACGACGCCATCGTGCTGGCCGTCGCAGGACTCAACCGGCTTGAACTAAGCGTGAGGATCTGCGAAAAGCTCGGCCCTCCGCAAATGCTGCCCGCCCCTGGTCAGGGGGCGTTGGGGATCGAATGTCGTGCAGGTGACGAACCACTGCTCACATTCGTCGGCCAACTCGAACACCTCGATACGCGTGCAGCGACCGATGCGGAACGCGCGATGTTGGCCCTCTTGCATGCCGGTTGTTCTGCCCCTGTGGGTGCCTGGGGTCGTATCGATGACGGTAAGTTATCGCTCGATGGCTTGGTTGCCAGTTTGGATGGATCTCGAATCCTGCGAGCCTCTGCAAGTGGAGCGGCGGCGAATGCTCAGCAGCTGGGGAAACAAGTTGCCGAAGAGTTGCTCGCCCAAGGTGCCGAGCAATTGATTCACGCGACACGCGAAGCGTAG
- a CDS encoding flagellar hook-basal body protein: MYGMYLSAEGANIQSKRLEFIANNLANLETPGFKRDIPTFQARYAEAIQQGQDYPGSQSINDTGGGVKLMNVDIDFSKSTFRDTNVDTDFAINGEGFFRVKDSEGQEFLTRAGDFDLDGAGNLMTQDGKYSVLDNTGKKITLDPLLPWTMIGAGNIEQDGDQIPLGLAQPQSLGDLVKVGNNTFRSLGPTTAVPNAKRDIRQGYLEQSGVSSIREMNAMIETTRAFEANTQLIQHQDTMVGALISRVLTS; encoded by the coding sequence ATGTACGGAATGTATCTCTCTGCCGAGGGGGCGAATATCCAATCGAAGCGATTGGAGTTTATCGCCAATAATCTCGCCAATTTGGAAACACCGGGCTTCAAGCGGGACATTCCCACGTTTCAGGCGCGCTATGCGGAAGCGATTCAACAGGGACAGGACTACCCTGGCAGCCAATCCATCAACGACACCGGCGGCGGTGTGAAGTTGATGAACGTGGATATCGACTTCTCAAAATCCACGTTCCGCGACACGAACGTCGACACGGACTTTGCCATCAATGGCGAGGGCTTTTTTCGTGTGAAGGATTCTGAAGGGCAAGAGTTTCTTACTCGTGCTGGTGACTTCGATCTGGACGGTGCGGGGAATCTCATGACGCAGGACGGCAAGTATTCCGTCCTCGACAACACCGGCAAGAAAATAACCCTCGATCCCCTGCTGCCCTGGACCATGATCGGGGCCGGCAACATCGAACAGGACGGAGACCAGATTCCCCTTGGCTTGGCACAGCCTCAATCCCTGGGCGACTTGGTCAAAGTTGGCAACAACACTTTTCGCTCCCTTGGGCCGACCACAGCCGTACCAAATGCCAAACGAGATATCCGCCAAGGGTATCTCGAACAATCGGGCGTGAGTTCAATCCGCGAAATGAACGCGATGATTGAAACCACGCGAGCCTTCGAGGCGAACACCCAACTTATTCAACATCAAGACACCATGGTCGGAGCGCTGATTAGCCGCGTGCTTACTAGCTAG